A stretch of Acidovorax sp. RAC01 DNA encodes these proteins:
- a CDS encoding sulfite exporter TauE/SafE family protein: MLSAAAWSALVMGLVGGSHCLAMCSAPCGALVGAGGREAADPGGAAVASVPVQWADQRQVQRRWQRTGRTLAFHVGRIGGYAAVGALAAAAMDSLAWLTQQATALRPAWTLMHVAVMGWGLMMMVQARQPQWVEVAGRAVWGKVQPMVRSHGGLMTTGFLWGLMPCGLLYSALLVAALSGGPAQGALSMALFGLGSGLWLVGGPWAWTAVRSRLNLVRAEWGSRFAGGLLCAVAAWALWMDLIYKPSLWCR; encoded by the coding sequence ATGCTGAGCGCTGCTGCATGGTCGGCGCTGGTGATGGGACTGGTGGGCGGATCGCATTGTCTTGCCATGTGTTCGGCCCCTTGTGGCGCATTGGTGGGCGCGGGCGGTCGCGAGGCGGCTGATCCGGGCGGCGCGGCCGTTGCCAGCGTGCCCGTACAGTGGGCTGACCAGCGCCAGGTTCAGCGCCGGTGGCAGCGCACAGGGCGCACGCTGGCGTTTCATGTGGGGCGCATCGGTGGCTACGCGGCCGTGGGTGCCCTTGCCGCGGCCGCCATGGACAGCCTGGCGTGGCTCACGCAGCAGGCCACTGCACTGCGGCCTGCCTGGACGCTCATGCATGTCGCGGTCATGGGCTGGGGGCTGATGATGATGGTGCAGGCGCGGCAGCCTCAGTGGGTGGAGGTTGCCGGGCGCGCCGTCTGGGGCAAGGTGCAGCCGATGGTCCGTTCGCATGGGGGTCTGATGACCACCGGTTTCCTTTGGGGTCTGATGCCTTGCGGCCTCCTTTATTCGGCGCTGCTGGTGGCCGCACTCAGCGGCGGGCCGGCCCAAGGGGCCCTGAGCATGGCGTTGTTCGGCCTGGGAAGCGGCCTCTGGCTGGTCGGCGGCCCGTGGGCATGGACTGCCGTCCGGTCACGGCTGAACCTCGTGCGCGCCGAATGGGGCAGCCGGTTTGCGGGCGGGTTGCTGTGCGCCGTGGCAGCGTGGGCGCTGTGGATGGACCTCATCTACAAGCCGTCGCTGTGGTGCCGCTGA
- the ccoG gene encoding cytochrome c oxidase accessory protein CcoG, which yields MNTPSGPARKVIPISPVASSDVPEGSEIVSLYEAQKKIYPRSISGVFARWRWAMVILTQLAFYGVPWIEWGQRQMVLFDLGARRFYIFGLVLYPQDFIYLTGLLIISALSLFLFTAVAGRLWCGFACPQTVYTEIFMWIEHKIEGDRSARLRLDNGPWTFEKVRKKFLKQVAWLSVALWTGFTFVGYFVPIRELGGELLALQGSWQIFWVLFYGFATYGNAGYMREQVCKYMCPYARFQSAMFDKDTLIVSYDGERGEPRGPRNKTVDHKAKGLGDCIDCTLCVQVCPVGIDIRKGLQYECIGCGLCVDACNTVMDKMQYPKGLIRFSTQNAVARRWNQSQIMQRVFRPRVLVYGAVLVALCVAMLASLVTRTPLKVDVVRDRAALSRIVAGGKVENIYRLQVMNATEGTQRYQITARGLQGIETSIDGDVEIGPAESRWVAVRLQIPYGSATPGSHPVHFDVQAVGSAAHVTEKSVFLVPR from the coding sequence AGGAAGTGAGATCGTCTCGCTGTACGAAGCCCAGAAAAAGATCTACCCCCGCTCCATCAGCGGCGTGTTTGCCCGCTGGCGGTGGGCGATGGTGATCCTGACCCAGCTGGCGTTCTACGGAGTGCCGTGGATCGAGTGGGGGCAGCGCCAGATGGTGCTGTTCGACCTGGGCGCCCGGCGCTTTTACATCTTCGGGCTGGTGCTTTACCCGCAGGACTTCATCTACCTGACGGGCCTGCTGATCATCTCGGCGTTGTCGCTCTTCCTCTTCACGGCCGTGGCGGGCAGGCTGTGGTGCGGCTTTGCCTGCCCGCAGACGGTGTACACCGAGATCTTCATGTGGATCGAACACAAGATCGAGGGAGACCGCAGTGCCCGCCTGCGGCTGGACAACGGCCCCTGGACCTTCGAGAAAGTCCGCAAAAAGTTTTTGAAGCAGGTGGCATGGCTGAGTGTGGCGCTGTGGACCGGGTTTACCTTTGTCGGTTACTTCGTACCGATCCGCGAGCTGGGCGGCGAGCTGCTGGCCCTCCAGGGAAGCTGGCAGATCTTCTGGGTGCTGTTCTACGGTTTTGCCACCTATGGCAACGCGGGCTACATGCGCGAGCAGGTCTGCAAGTACATGTGCCCGTATGCGCGCTTCCAGAGCGCGATGTTCGACAAGGACACGCTCATCGTGAGCTACGACGGCGAGCGCGGCGAGCCGCGCGGCCCGCGCAACAAGACGGTGGACCACAAGGCCAAGGGCCTGGGTGACTGTATCGACTGCACGCTGTGCGTGCAGGTCTGCCCGGTGGGCATCGACATCCGCAAGGGCCTGCAGTACGAGTGCATTGGCTGTGGGCTGTGCGTGGATGCCTGCAACACCGTGATGGACAAGATGCAGTACCCCAAGGGGTTGATCCGCTTTTCTACCCAGAACGCCGTGGCTCGGCGCTGGAACCAGTCGCAGATCATGCAGCGCGTGTTCCGCCCCCGGGTACTGGTGTACGGGGCGGTGCTGGTGGCGCTGTGCGTGGCCATGCTGGCAAGCCTGGTCACGCGCACGCCGCTGAAGGTGGACGTGGTGCGCGACCGCGCAGCCCTGTCGCGCATTGTGGCGGGCGGCAAGGTCGAGAACATCTACCGGCTGCAGGTCATGAATGCTACCGAGGGCACGCAGCGCTACCAGATCACTGCGCGCGGCTTGCAGGGAATCGAGACATCGATTGACGGCGATGTAGAGATTGGGCCGGCAGAGTCGCGTTGGGTGGCTGTGCGGCTGCAGATACCTTACGGTTCTGCCACGCCAGGCTCGCATCCGGTGCACTTTGACGTGCAAGCCGTGGGTTCTGCGGCCCATGTCACTGAAAAGTCAGTTTTCTTGGTGCCACGCTGA
- the fnr gene encoding fumarate/nitrate reduction transcriptional regulator Fnr, protein MNPLTIKVACSNCNLRELCMPVGLNEEQLQRIDEVVAVRRKVKRGATLFRNGETFTSLYAIRTGFFKTCVATEDGRDQVTGFQMAGEIIGLDGIVNDHHTCDAVALEDAEVCVMPFDRIEELSREVTALQHHVHKIMSREIVREHGVMLLLGSMRAEERLAAFLLNLVQRLHARGFSQSELVLRMTREEIGSYLGLKLETVSRTFSKFVDEQIVEVKQRHVRILDTDALRRIVNSQQPCH, encoded by the coding sequence ATGAATCCGCTCACCATCAAAGTCGCCTGCTCGAACTGCAACCTGCGCGAGCTGTGCATGCCCGTTGGCCTGAACGAAGAACAACTGCAGCGCATCGACGAGGTGGTGGCCGTGCGGCGCAAGGTCAAGCGCGGCGCCACGCTGTTTCGCAACGGAGAGACGTTCACGTCGCTGTACGCCATTCGCACCGGGTTCTTCAAGACCTGCGTGGCCACGGAAGATGGCCGCGACCAGGTGACGGGCTTTCAGATGGCGGGCGAGATCATCGGGCTTGACGGCATCGTGAACGACCACCACACCTGCGACGCCGTGGCGCTGGAAGACGCCGAAGTCTGCGTCATGCCGTTTGACCGCATCGAGGAACTGTCGCGCGAAGTCACAGCACTGCAGCACCACGTGCACAAGATCATGAGCCGCGAAATCGTGCGCGAGCACGGCGTGATGTTGCTGCTGGGCAGCATGCGTGCCGAAGAGCGCCTGGCCGCTTTTCTGCTGAACCTGGTGCAGCGCCTGCATGCCCGGGGCTTCTCGCAGTCCGAACTGGTACTGCGCATGACGCGCGAGGAGATCGGCAGCTACCTGGGCCTCAAGCTCGAAACCGTGAGCCGCACCTTCTCGAAATTTGTCGATGAACAGATTGTCGAAGTCAAGCAGCGGCATGTGCGCATTCTGGACACCGACGCACTGCGCCGCATCGTCAACAGCCAGCAACCCTGCCACTGA
- a CDS encoding bifunctional diguanylate cyclase/phosphodiesterase — protein MTQPSPQTWLDQLLEAVWLVDETSLVIIQANAAAARLTGRHLDDMVGAHVMGLAATPQDLAFWSEPSQVAAEGIHSFTSLLNTAGVLVPVERRVSRVALPDHASAVLMVTMLDRSAQDATERELETLLSELRATLDSAADGVLVCSLDGRVRAFNQRLAQLWDMPRGLLVERNDAAVYEHMTGQVADAVQYSERLAAIAREPMQDSTDIVQLRNGGVLELRSVPQFSHGQPVGRVYSFRDITRQTEIQASLRLASRVFESSLDAIFIADSHHRVMRMNPGCERLVGPAARSFEGSMAAALFGVGSDPTFMDRVQQGWEREGFWEGELWLPRENSTYCAVQLSWVALRDDEGRIVQSIGFMRDLTLQHAAQKRIEELAYSDALTGLPNRLLLSQRVDTAIQGARQSDTGFAILFLDLDRFKIINDSLGHPFGDRVLQLVAERLQACLRQTDMLCRLGGDEFVIYLHGGDAVVAEGVARRVLDDMLKPFMLDEMGFSIQCSIGIALYPQDGATLDDLIKQADTAMYRVKDRGRGNYGFYQPQMNANLLSRMQMEHAMRQALGQQRMAVHYQPQVNMATGRITGAEALARWTDPEFGTVSPGVFIPLAEESGFIVTLGAWVMEQAVREAAVWMHSGSPIMISVNVSALEFRQPDFVDRITRLLAVHQLPPTLLELELTESILLQDAQETEQRLRVLARLGIGLAIDDFGTGYSSLAYLKKLPIHKLKIDQSFVRGLPDDEGDRAIVSAIISIGQAMHIEVVAEGVETETQQAVLQQMNCDHYQGFLCAPGLPAAEFRALLAKPLPLRAQGTRNPTKI, from the coding sequence GTGACACAGCCTTCGCCCCAGACCTGGCTGGACCAGCTGCTGGAGGCGGTTTGGCTGGTGGACGAGACCAGCCTGGTCATCATCCAGGCCAATGCGGCTGCCGCGCGGCTCACGGGCCGGCATCTCGATGACATGGTCGGCGCCCACGTGATGGGGCTTGCTGCGACGCCGCAGGACCTGGCCTTCTGGAGCGAGCCTTCGCAGGTCGCAGCCGAGGGCATTCATTCATTCACCAGCCTGCTCAATACTGCAGGCGTGCTGGTGCCGGTGGAGCGGCGCGTGTCTCGCGTTGCCCTGCCCGACCATGCGAGCGCCGTGCTGATGGTCACCATGCTGGACCGGAGCGCGCAGGACGCGACCGAGCGCGAACTCGAGACACTGCTGTCGGAGCTAAGGGCCACGCTCGATTCTGCAGCCGACGGCGTGCTGGTCTGCAGCCTTGATGGCCGCGTTCGTGCCTTCAACCAGCGCCTGGCGCAGCTGTGGGACATGCCGCGGGGCTTGCTCGTGGAGCGCAACGATGCAGCGGTGTATGAGCACATGACGGGGCAGGTGGCGGATGCTGTGCAGTACTCGGAGCGCCTCGCGGCCATTGCGCGCGAACCGATGCAGGACAGTACCGACATCGTGCAGCTGCGCAATGGTGGCGTGCTGGAGCTGCGCTCGGTCCCCCAGTTCAGCCACGGGCAGCCGGTCGGAAGGGTCTATTCCTTTCGCGACATCACCCGCCAGACCGAGATACAGGCCAGTTTGCGGCTGGCATCGCGCGTGTTCGAGTCCAGCCTGGACGCCATCTTCATCGCCGACAGCCATCACCGCGTAATGCGCATGAACCCCGGGTGTGAGCGCCTGGTGGGCCCCGCGGCCCGTTCGTTCGAGGGCAGCATGGCGGCCGCCTTGTTTGGTGTGGGTTCCGACCCGACCTTCATGGACCGTGTTCAGCAGGGATGGGAGCGCGAAGGTTTCTGGGAGGGCGAGCTGTGGCTACCGCGCGAGAACAGCACCTACTGCGCAGTGCAGCTGTCGTGGGTGGCGCTGCGCGACGACGAGGGGCGGATCGTCCAGAGCATCGGCTTCATGCGCGATCTCACACTGCAGCATGCGGCGCAAAAGCGGATCGAGGAGCTGGCCTACAGCGACGCCCTCACGGGCCTGCCCAACCGGCTGCTGCTATCCCAGCGGGTTGATACCGCGATCCAGGGCGCACGCCAGAGTGATACGGGGTTTGCGATCCTGTTCCTCGACCTCGACCGCTTCAAGATCATCAATGACTCGCTCGGACATCCGTTTGGCGACAGGGTGCTGCAACTGGTGGCCGAGCGCTTGCAGGCCTGCCTGCGCCAGACCGACATGCTCTGCCGCCTGGGTGGTGACGAGTTCGTGATCTACCTCCACGGTGGCGACGCCGTGGTGGCCGAAGGCGTGGCGCGCCGGGTGCTGGACGACATGCTCAAGCCCTTCATGCTCGACGAAATGGGTTTCTCCATCCAGTGCAGCATTGGCATTGCCCTGTATCCGCAAGACGGCGCCACGCTGGACGACCTGATCAAGCAGGCCGACACGGCCATGTACCGCGTCAAGGACCGGGGCCGTGGCAATTACGGCTTTTACCAGCCGCAAATGAACGCCAACCTGCTGTCGCGGATGCAGATGGAGCACGCCATGCGCCAGGCGCTGGGACAGCAGCGCATGGCGGTGCACTACCAGCCGCAGGTGAACATGGCCACGGGTCGCATCACAGGAGCTGAAGCCCTGGCGCGCTGGACCGACCCGGAATTCGGTACGGTATCGCCGGGCGTTTTCATCCCGCTGGCGGAAGAATCGGGCTTCATCGTGACCCTGGGCGCCTGGGTGATGGAGCAGGCTGTGCGTGAGGCAGCGGTCTGGATGCACAGCGGCAGCCCGATCATGATTTCGGTGAATGTCTCTGCGCTTGAATTCCGCCAGCCGGACTTTGTGGACCGCATCACGCGTTTGCTGGCCGTGCACCAGCTGCCCCCGACCCTGCTGGAACTCGAGCTGACCGAGAGCATCCTGCTCCAGGATGCCCAGGAAACCGAGCAGCGCCTGCGCGTACTCGCCAGACTCGGCATCGGCCTGGCCATTGACGACTTCGGCACCGGCTATTCGAGCCTGGCCTATCTCAAGAAGCTGCCGATCCACAAGCTCAAGATCGACCAGTCATTTGTGCGCGGGCTTCCCGACGACGAGGGTGACCGCGCCATTGTCAGCGCCATCATCAGCATCGGGCAGGCCATGCACATCGAGGTGGTGGCTGAGGGCGTGGAAACCGAAACACAGCAGGCCGTGCTGCAGCAGATGAACTGCGACCACTACCAGGGATTTCTCTGCGCACCGGGGCTGCCTGCTGCAGAGTTCCGTGCCCTGCTGGCCAAGCCGCTGCCGCTGCGCGCGCAGGGCACACGCAACCCCACGAAAATCTGA
- a CDS encoding FixH family protein → MASNAVPAASAPAAAPWWKFGHVWLILSGPVIVIIAGFVTLWLAISRPDPVVAEDYYRQGVEINKTLQGTDKSLLPAVKARNHAATPAEDAPR, encoded by the coding sequence ATGGCATCCAACGCTGTTCCAGCCGCTTCGGCCCCCGCTGCCGCCCCCTGGTGGAAGTTCGGCCATGTCTGGCTGATCCTTTCCGGCCCCGTCATCGTGATCATCGCCGGGTTCGTCACCTTGTGGCTGGCCATCTCGCGGCCCGACCCGGTCGTGGCCGAGGATTACTACCGCCAGGGCGTGGAGATCAACAAGACCTTGCAGGGTACCGACAAGAGCCTGCTGCCGGCAGTGAAGGCCCGCAATCACGCAGCCACCCCTGCCGAAGACGCGCCGCGCTGA
- the hemN gene encoding oxygen-independent coproporphyrinogen III oxidase: MTAVSPDLLRRFDVPGPRYTSYPTADRFVEAFGQDDYVLALDQRRTGTVAKALPLSLYVHIPFCESLCYYCACNKIITKHHDRADLYLRYLSREIDLHTAHCGTGQVVSQLHLGGGSPTFLSDDGLRELMAVLRRSFTLAPGGEYSIEVDPRTVNADRLAVLAELGFNRLSFGVQDFDAEVQKAVHRIQPAEQVFSLVESARSLGFDSVNVDLIYGLPRQTPESFDRTLAQVAQLRPDRIALYAYAHLPERFKPQRRIVSAELPAASAKVSMLSRSLDAFLDAGYVYVGMDHFALPSDALAVAKRQGRLHRNFQGYSTQPDCDLIALGVSAIGRVGATYSQNAKTLEEYYDYLDQGRLPIVRGLALTRDDLVRRAVIMALMCQGEVLFESIEQGWLVDFKQYFAAELTRLEEMAEQGLVRMNSDGVEVTPMGWFFVRGVAMVFDRYLQADRNRARFSRII, encoded by the coding sequence ATGACCGCTGTCTCCCCTGACCTGCTGCGCCGATTTGATGTGCCCGGGCCACGCTACACCTCCTATCCCACCGCTGACCGCTTCGTCGAGGCGTTTGGGCAGGATGATTATGTCCTGGCCCTCGATCAGCGCAGGACCGGGACGGTTGCGAAGGCGCTGCCGCTGTCGCTGTATGTGCACATCCCTTTTTGCGAGTCGCTGTGCTACTACTGCGCGTGCAACAAGATTATCACCAAGCATCATGACCGCGCCGATCTTTATTTGAGGTATCTGAGTCGCGAAATTGACCTCCACACCGCGCATTGTGGAACGGGGCAGGTAGTGTCGCAGCTGCATCTGGGCGGTGGTTCGCCCACGTTCCTCTCGGACGATGGGCTCCGTGAACTCATGGCAGTCCTTCGCCGCAGCTTCACGCTCGCACCGGGCGGCGAATACTCGATCGAGGTCGATCCGCGCACGGTGAATGCCGACCGGCTGGCGGTGCTGGCTGAACTGGGCTTCAATCGGCTCAGTTTCGGTGTGCAGGACTTTGATGCAGAGGTGCAAAAGGCCGTGCACCGCATACAGCCTGCAGAGCAGGTGTTTTCGCTGGTCGAGTCAGCGCGCTCGCTGGGCTTCGATTCTGTGAATGTCGACCTGATCTATGGCCTGCCTCGCCAGACCCCAGAATCGTTTGATCGCACCCTGGCCCAGGTCGCCCAGCTACGGCCCGACCGTATTGCCTTGTACGCTTACGCCCATCTTCCTGAGCGGTTCAAGCCGCAACGCCGCATCGTGTCGGCCGAGCTGCCCGCGGCATCGGCCAAGGTGTCTATGCTGTCGCGTTCGCTGGATGCGTTCCTGGATGCCGGGTACGTGTACGTGGGCATGGACCACTTTGCCTTGCCCTCGGATGCGTTGGCGGTTGCCAAGCGCCAGGGGCGACTGCACCGCAATTTTCAGGGGTACAGCACGCAGCCCGATTGCGACCTGATCGCCCTGGGCGTGTCGGCCATCGGCAGGGTAGGGGCCACCTACAGCCAGAATGCCAAGACGCTGGAGGAATACTACGACTACCTTGACCAGGGGCGTTTGCCCATCGTGCGGGGGCTGGCGCTGACGCGGGATGACCTGGTGCGGCGGGCCGTCATCATGGCGCTGATGTGCCAGGGCGAGGTGCTGTTCGAGTCCATCGAGCAGGGCTGGCTGGTTGACTTCAAGCAATATTTTGCTGCGGAGCTTACGCGCCTTGAAGAGATGGCCGAGCAGGGGCTGGTGCGCATGAACTCCGACGGCGTCGAGGTCACGCCCATGGGCTGGTTCTTTGTACGCGGGGTGGCCATGGTGTTTGACCGCTATCTCCAGGCCGACCGCAACCGGGCACGCTTCTCGCGCATCATCTGA
- a CDS encoding HD-GYP domain-containing protein: MNSSILIDISQLRIGMYVQLDLNWLQHPFPVSSFRVGSADQIATLRELGLKDVRYVPGKSDPQWRDPAAPVADERVTASVLAAEAGGATAPQAATPAIDPEIERRRRLLEAQNRALAVCDQRFADATRQYQAMERAVADQPGQARSKGDALVSGCVADVLENGDSVIRLLSEGVGERSGLHPINVMVVSLLLGRSLGMKSDELNVLGIAALIHDIGKTRLPPNLRNPTTSMPLMERARYETHVAESVALARRMGYGDGVLTAVGRHHEMADGTGFPGRLSGADLGRMSQVLALVNRYDRMCNPANGLDALTPHEALSVIFAQHKSRFDAVVLGAFIRMMGVYPPGSIVQLVNDRYAIVASVNSSRPLRPKVIVHDPKVPKEEAPILDLESVPELGIRRSLKPSQLPREALDYLSPRQRICYFFERAVPPEADGDNA, encoded by the coding sequence GTGAACTCTTCCATCCTCATCGATATCAGCCAGCTGCGCATTGGCATGTATGTGCAGCTGGATCTGAACTGGCTCCAGCACCCTTTCCCGGTCAGCAGTTTCCGGGTGGGTTCTGCCGATCAGATCGCGACGCTGCGCGAGTTGGGTCTGAAGGACGTGCGGTATGTGCCTGGCAAAAGCGATCCGCAGTGGCGCGACCCCGCCGCGCCGGTGGCGGACGAGCGGGTAACGGCGAGCGTGTTGGCCGCTGAAGCGGGCGGTGCCACGGCGCCGCAGGCAGCCACGCCTGCGATAGACCCTGAAATCGAACGCAGACGACGCCTGCTCGAGGCACAGAACCGCGCTCTTGCGGTCTGCGACCAGCGATTTGCAGACGCGACGCGCCAGTACCAGGCGATGGAGCGGGCCGTTGCCGATCAGCCCGGGCAGGCGCGCAGCAAGGGAGACGCCCTGGTGTCTGGCTGCGTGGCGGACGTGCTCGAAAACGGGGACTCGGTGATCCGGCTGCTCTCGGAGGGGGTGGGTGAGCGCAGCGGGCTTCATCCCATCAATGTGATGGTGGTTTCCCTCCTGCTCGGCCGTTCGCTCGGCATGAAAAGCGACGAACTCAACGTCCTGGGCATTGCCGCCTTGATTCATGACATCGGCAAGACCAGGCTGCCCCCCAATCTGAGGAACCCGACCACATCGATGCCGCTGATGGAGCGCGCCCGGTACGAAACCCATGTCGCCGAGTCGGTGGCGCTGGCGCGCCGGATGGGATACGGCGACGGGGTCCTGACGGCCGTGGGTCGCCACCACGAGATGGCGGACGGAACGGGTTTCCCGGGGCGCCTTTCGGGAGCGGACCTGGGGCGTATGAGTCAGGTGCTGGCGCTGGTGAACCGCTACGACCGGATGTGCAATCCGGCCAATGGTCTGGATGCACTGACCCCGCACGAGGCGCTGTCGGTCATATTCGCTCAGCACAAGTCGCGATTTGATGCGGTGGTTCTGGGGGCGTTCATCCGCATGATGGGTGTGTACCCGCCGGGCTCCATCGTGCAGCTGGTCAATGACCGCTACGCCATCGTCGCCTCCGTCAACTCGTCGCGCCCGCTTCGACCCAAGGTGATCGTGCACGATCCGAAGGTGCCGAAGGAAGAAGCGCCGATCCTGGACCTTGAATCGGTGCCTGAACTGGGTATCCGGCGCAGCCTCAAGCCGTCCCAGCTTCCGCGCGAGGCGCTGGATTACCTCTCGCCACGCCAGCGTATCTGCTACTTTTTTGAACGCGCGGTTCCGCCAGAAGCGGATGGGGACAACGCGTGA